The following proteins are co-located in the Triticum aestivum cultivar Chinese Spring chromosome 1A, IWGSC CS RefSeq v2.1, whole genome shotgun sequence genome:
- the LOC123124548 gene encoding uncharacterized protein, which produces MRGGGGAGDKQPANGMHGGAGGASAGKPRSYFLYGILLYAVLPVLFLYMVVAAISPIYNPRCSPEGAGAMVHFVVANPNASSSNTSMRPPMVSADDAPTGLRHIVFGIGASSALWESRKEYIKLWWRPGRMRGFVWMDKPVEEFYSKSSRTGLPAIMVSSDTSKFPYTHGAGSRSALRISRIVSESYRLGLPGVRWFVMGDDDTVFLPENLVHVLSRYDHTQPYYIGSPSESHIQNLIFSYGMAFGGGGFAISRALAEELAKMQDGCLHRYPALYGSDDRIHACMSELGVPLTRHPGFHQCDLWGDVLGLLGAHPVAPLVTLHHLDFLEPVFPTTPSRAGALRKLYDGPVRLDSAAVAQQSVCYDGEHQWTVSVSWGFAVMVVRGVLSPREMEIPVRSFLNWYRRADYTAYSFNTRPVARQPCQKPNVYYMRDSRMDRRRNVTVTEYERHRVKPPPCRWRIADPAALLDHIVVLKKPDPDLWKRSPRRNCCKVLSSPKKGENRSMTINVGVCREGEFAKI; this is translated from the exons ATGAGGGGCGGAGGAGGGGCCGGCGATAAGCAGCCGGCCAACGGCATGCATGGCGGCGCCGGCGGTGCCTCAGCCGGCAAGCCCAGGTCTTATTTCCTCTACGGCATCCTCCTCTACGCCGTCCTACCCGTGTTGTTCCTGTACATGGTCGTCGCCGCGATCTCGCCTATCTACAACCCGCGGTGCTCGCCGGAGGGCGCCGGCGCCATGGTGCATTTCGTGGTGGCCAACCCGAATGCGTCCTCGTCAAACACTTCGATGAGACCGCCGATGGTGTCGGCGGACGATGCGCCCACCGGGCTGCGGCACATCGTGTTCGGCATCGGCGCCTCGTCGGCGCTGTGGGAGAGCCGTAAGGAGTACATCAAGCTGTGGTGGCGGCCGGGGAGGATGCGAGGTTTCGTGTGGATGGACAAGCCCGTGGAGGAGTTCTACTCCAAGAGCTCGCGCACGGGGCTCCCGGCGATCATGGTGAGCTCGGACACGTCCAAGTTCCCGTACACGCACGGGGCCGGCAGCCGGTCGGCGCTGCGGATCTCCCGCATCGTCTCCGAGAGCTACCGCCTGGGCCTCCCGGGGGTCCGGTGGTTCGTGATGGGCGACGACGACACGGTGTTCCTCCCGGAGAACCTGGTGCACGTGCTGTCCCGGTACGACCACACGCAGCCGTACTACATCGGGTCGCCGTCGGAGAGCCACATCCAGAACCTCATCTTCTCCTACGGCATGGCGTTCGGCGGCGGCGGGTTCGCCATCAGCCGCGCGCTGGCGGAGGAGCTGGCCAAGATGCAGGACGGGTGCCTGCACCGGTACCCGGCGCTGTACGGCAGCGACGACCGCATCCACGCGTGCATGTCGGAGCTGGGCGTGCCCCTGACGCGCCACCCGGGGTTCCACCAGTGCGACCTGTGGGGCGACGTGCTGGGCCTCCTGGGCGCGCACCCCGTGGCGCCGCTGGTGACGCTGCACCACCTCGACTTCCTGGAGCCGGTGTTCCCGACGACGCCGTCGCGGGCCGGGGCGCTGCGGAAGCTGTACGACGGGCCCGTGCGGCTCGACTCGGCGGCGGTGGCCCAGCAGTCGGTGTGCTACGACGGGGAGCACCAGTGGACGGTGTCGGTGTCGTGGGGGTTCGCGGTGATGGTGGTGCGCGGGGTGCTGTCGCCGCGGGAGATGGAGATACCGGTGCGGTCGTTCCTCAACTGGTACCGGCGCGCCGACTACACGGCCTACTCCTTCAACACGCGGCCCGTGGCGCGGCAGCCGTGCCAGAAGCCCAACGTGTACTACATGCGCGACTCGCGGATGGACCGCCGCCGGAACGTGACGGTGACGGAGTACGAGCGGCACCGCGTGAAGCCGCCGCCCTGCCGGTGGCGCATCGCCGACCCGGCCGCGCTCCTCGACCACATCGTCGTCCTCAAGAAGCCCGACCCCGATCTCTGGAAAAGG TCGCCGAGGAGAAATTGCTGCAAGGTGCTGTCGTCGCCGAAGAAGGGGGAAAACCGGTCGATGACGATCAACGTCGGGGTGTGCAGAGAAGGCGAGTTCGCCAAGATTTAA